In Candidatus Delongbacteria bacterium, one genomic interval encodes:
- a CDS encoding AraC family transcriptional regulator, with amino-acid sequence MKNWEKIEAVDKMQVYIEERIEEVITLQKLSKISGYSPWHSSRVFKELTGKNPFDYIRLLRLSNAAIRIRDSKSKIIETAFDFVFDSHEGFTRAFSNYFGMSPKKYRDSQPPIPLFMPSKIINYHSMLRKKGENTMENSKEICTVFTQVVIRPERKLIVRRGVTAKEYFKYCEEVGCEVWGVLCSIKEAIHEPAGIWLPKQMIKTGTSQYVQGVEVSLDYDKKLPEGFEYITLPSCKMMVFNGPKYNDDDFMEAISDLQKAISEFDPKQFGYKWSDKSPAYQLEPHGYRGYIEAKPVEDLD; translated from the coding sequence ATGAAAAATTGGGAAAAGATCGAAGCCGTCGATAAAATGCAAGTTTATATCGAAGAAAGGATAGAAGAAGTGATCACTCTTCAAAAACTTTCTAAGATTTCCGGTTATTCGCCATGGCACTCATCAAGAGTTTTTAAAGAGTTGACCGGAAAAAATCCTTTTGATTACATCAGACTTCTAAGGCTTTCCAATGCTGCGATCAGGATACGTGATTCAAAATCAAAAATTATTGAGACAGCATTTGATTTTGTTTTTGACTCACATGAAGGTTTTACGAGAGCTTTTTCTAATTATTTTGGAATGTCACCAAAAAAATATAGAGACTCACAACCTCCAATTCCTCTGTTTATGCCAAGCAAAATTATTAACTATCACTCAATGCTAAGAAAAAAAGGAGAAAACACAATGGAAAATTCAAAAGAGATCTGTACTGTATTTACTCAAGTTGTAATCCGTCCAGAAAGAAAATTGATAGTAAGAAGAGGTGTTACAGCTAAAGAATATTTCAAGTATTGCGAAGAAGTTGGGTGTGAAGTTTGGGGTGTTTTATGCAGTATAAAAGAAGCAATTCACGAACCTGCAGGTATATGGCTACCAAAGCAAATGATAAAAACAGGAACATCTCAATATGTTCAAGGTGTAGAAGTTTCGTTAGATTATGACAAAAAACTTCCCGAAGGATTTGAATACATTACTTTGCCTTCCTGCAAAATGATGGTGTTTAATGGTCCAAAATATAACGATGATGATTTTATGGAGGCTATCTCTGATCTTCAAAAAGCTATCAGCGAATTTGATCCTAAACAGTTTGGATACAAATGGAGTGATAAATCACCAGCCTATCAGCTTGAGCCTCATGGTTACAGAGGATATATTGAAGCAAAACCAGTAGAAGATCTTGACTAG